Proteins encoded by one window of Methylovirgula ligni:
- a CDS encoding MFS transporter, whose translation MTSIPFNAAGGLLRHRPFLYYFCARGLARFASQVAAVAVGWQVYVMTGSAFDLGMVGLAQFAPTALLTFIAGHAADRYNRKRVAQVCQTIDGLAAAYLALGTHGGWLTLPEIYAVVGVLGVCGAFDSPATAALLPGVTPEGMLQKGAALATGALQVASIGGPALGGVLYAVSPTLAYAVPAAFWLAASVFNAAIRLDRPVEARAPLSLSSLFDGVRFVRKNEAILGTISLDLFAVLFGGGTALLPIYARDILHTGPWGLGVLRGAPAVGALLMAGLLARHAIKARVGMRMFQAVIIFGVATVGFALSHWLWLSMLMLAITGAADTVSMVIRVSLVQIATPDDMRGRVGAVNFLFINASNQLGEFESGITAALFGAVPAATIGGVASIAIALLWMRLFPKLRDFEKLE comes from the coding sequence ATGACGTCTATTCCCTTCAACGCTGCCGGCGGCCTGCTGCGCCATCGGCCGTTTCTTTACTATTTTTGTGCCCGCGGCCTCGCTCGTTTCGCCTCGCAGGTGGCGGCGGTGGCGGTCGGCTGGCAAGTCTATGTCATGACCGGCAGCGCCTTCGATCTCGGCATGGTCGGGCTCGCGCAATTCGCGCCGACGGCACTGCTGACGTTCATCGCCGGCCATGCGGCCGACCGCTATAACCGCAAGCGCGTCGCGCAGGTCTGCCAGACCATCGATGGGCTGGCCGCCGCCTATTTGGCCTTAGGCACTCATGGCGGCTGGCTCACCCTGCCGGAGATTTATGCGGTCGTCGGCGTGCTGGGTGTTTGCGGCGCTTTCGACAGCCCGGCGACCGCGGCGCTGCTGCCGGGTGTGACGCCCGAGGGGATGCTGCAGAAGGGCGCGGCGCTGGCGACCGGCGCCTTGCAGGTCGCCTCGATCGGCGGCCCGGCGCTCGGCGGCGTTCTCTACGCCGTCTCGCCGACCCTCGCTTATGCGGTGCCGGCCGCTTTCTGGCTGGCGGCTTCCGTGTTCAACGCTGCGATCAGGCTCGACCGGCCGGTCGAGGCCCGGGCGCCGCTCAGCCTCTCAAGCCTGTTTGATGGCGTCCGGTTCGTCCGCAAGAACGAGGCGATCCTCGGCACCATCTCGCTCGATCTGTTCGCCGTTCTCTTCGGTGGCGGCACGGCGCTGCTGCCGATCTATGCGCGGGATATTCTACACACGGGCCCCTGGGGGCTTGGCGTGCTGCGCGGCGCTCCTGCGGTCGGCGCGCTGCTCATGGCGGGGCTTCTGGCGCGGCATGCGATCAAGGCCCGCGTCGGGATGCGGATGTTCCAGGCGGTCATCATCTTCGGCGTCGCGACGGTGGGCTTCGCGCTGTCGCATTGGCTCTGGCTCTCGATGCTCATGCTGGCGATCACTGGTGCCGCCGATACAGTCAGCATGGTGATCCGCGTGTCGCTGGTACAGATCGCGACGCCGGACGACATGCGCGGCCGGGTCGGGGCAGTCAATTTCCTGTTCATCAATGCGTCAAATCAACTGGGTGAATTCGAGAGCGGCATCACCGCGGCACTGTTCGGCGCGGTGCCGGCGGCCACGATCGGCGGCGTCGCGTCGATTGCCATCGCGCTGCTCTGGATGCGATTGTTCCCGAAATTGCGGGATTTCGAAAAGCTGGAGTAA
- a CDS encoding HXXEE domain-containing protein → MTLSAWIWVATASYALHMLEEYQLDWRDWARNVIGLPVEWGDFYVTNAIVVVLGFVAAHIASAQPALALTFPALMLINATFFHVLPFAWTKGRFSPGLFTAVILFYPVGLGCYLGAAVDGLLDTGAAVISFGLGALLMAFPIVLIRIRSHPYFRQNY, encoded by the coding sequence ATGACGCTCAGCGCCTGGATCTGGGTCGCGACGGCCAGCTATGCTCTGCACATGCTGGAGGAATATCAGCTCGATTGGCGCGATTGGGCGCGCAACGTTATCGGCCTTCCGGTCGAATGGGGCGATTTCTACGTCACCAATGCGATCGTCGTCGTTCTCGGCTTTGTCGCCGCGCATATCGCCTCTGCCCAGCCGGCGCTGGCCCTGACCTTTCCAGCGCTCATGCTGATCAACGCGACGTTTTTTCACGTTCTGCCATTTGCGTGGACGAAAGGACGGTTTTCTCCGGGGCTCTTTACTGCGGTCATTTTGTTCTATCCGGTCGGCCTCGGCTGCTATCTCGGCGCCGCGGTGGACGGGCTTCTCGACACCGGCGCCGCGGTCATCTCTTTCGGCCTGGGCGCGCTGCTGATGGCCTTTCCCATCGTCCTGATCCGGATACGCAGCCATCCTTATTTCCGCCAGAACTACTGA
- a CDS encoding carbonic anhydrase, whose amino-acid sequence MCTACGLPSLHHGLALPRRDVLALGLGAAAMFGLPAFAAEDAPPPKPQNVIPPAEALERLQAGNKRYVEGVAKRHDFIAEREALVGGQNPFASILSCADSRVAPEYAFDTSRGDLFVVRVAGNFINTDNLASFEYAVAVLKTPLILVLGHEACGAVKAAISAVKDGASFPGHIQDLTTALAPAVKAVLDRPGDLLENATVENVRQNVAALKAATPILSAAVADKSLAIAGGIYRLATGGVDIIA is encoded by the coding sequence ATGTGCACAGCATGCGGACTTCCCTCGTTGCATCATGGGTTGGCGTTGCCGCGCCGCGATGTTCTCGCGCTTGGCCTTGGCGCAGCGGCAATGTTCGGGCTGCCGGCGTTTGCAGCGGAAGACGCCCCGCCGCCCAAACCGCAAAATGTCATCCCGCCGGCCGAGGCGCTGGAGCGGCTCCAGGCGGGCAACAAGCGTTATGTCGAGGGCGTCGCCAAGCGGCATGATTTTATCGCCGAGCGCGAAGCGCTTGTAGGCGGCCAGAATCCCTTTGCGAGCATACTCAGTTGCGCCGACTCGCGCGTCGCGCCGGAATATGCCTTCGACACCTCGCGCGGCGATCTCTTCGTCGTCCGCGTCGCCGGAAATTTCATCAACACCGACAATCTCGCGAGCTTCGAATATGCCGTCGCTGTGTTGAAGACGCCGCTGATTCTTGTGCTCGGGCATGAAGCATGCGGCGCGGTCAAGGCGGCGATTTCTGCAGTGAAGGATGGAGCTTCCTTCCCCGGCCACATTCAGGATTTGACGACGGCTCTGGCGCCCGCCGTGAAGGCTGTCCTCGATCGTCCCGGCGACCTTCTCGAAAACGCGACCGTGGAAAACGTTCGCCAGAATGTCGCCGCGTTGAAAGCCGCGACCCCGATCCTCAGCGCCGCCGTCGCCGACAAGAGCCTTGCAATCGCCGGCGGCATCTATCGGCTGGCGACCGGCGGGGTCGATATCATCGCTTAA
- a CDS encoding ArsR/SmtB family transcription factor encodes METLDAVTALAALAQESRLQVFRLLVQAGPQGMQAGELAGALGAAPNTLTFHFDRLRMAGLVTVRREGRAMIYSAQFPTMNALIAYLTENCCGGAACTPEQTCKPARGKQAKKLGQDLRLKEPT; translated from the coding sequence ATGGAAACGTTAGACGCCGTTACAGCGTTGGCAGCGCTTGCGCAGGAAAGCCGCCTCCAGGTGTTTCGCCTGCTGGTGCAGGCGGGGCCGCAGGGCATGCAGGCTGGCGAGCTTGCGGGCGCGCTTGGCGCCGCGCCGAATACCCTCACCTTTCATTTCGACAGGCTGCGCATGGCCGGGCTTGTCACCGTGCGGCGGGAAGGTCGCGCAATGATCTACAGCGCGCAGTTTCCAACAATGAACGCGCTCATCGCCTATCTCACCGAGAACTGTTGCGGTGGCGCCGCCTGCACGCCGGAGCAGACCTGCAAACCCGCGCGCGGCAAGCAGGCCAAAAAACTGGGCCAAGATCTCCGCCTGAAGGAGCCAACATGA
- a CDS encoding ArsI/CadI family heavy metal resistance metalloenzyme, with product MKRMHVHVAVDNLERSIGFYSALFDAPPAVIKPDYAKWMLDDPRVNFAISTRGRKLGLDHLGIQVENKDKLQDVYARLHRADGDVIEQGQTACCYAKSEKSWIEDPSGIAWEAFLTTGENIDYGDGTGERVARVAREKSCCAPPAAAKADACCNTRAKS from the coding sequence ATGAAGCGGATGCATGTTCATGTCGCCGTCGACAACCTGGAAAGGTCGATCGGCTTTTATTCCGCGCTCTTCGATGCCCCGCCGGCCGTCATCAAGCCGGATTACGCCAAATGGATGCTCGACGATCCGCGCGTGAATTTTGCGATTTCGACACGCGGCCGGAAGCTGGGATTGGACCACCTCGGGATTCAGGTCGAGAACAAGGACAAATTGCAAGACGTCTATGCACGGCTGCACAGGGCGGACGGCGACGTCATCGAACAGGGACAGACGGCCTGCTGCTATGCCAAATCCGAAAAATCCTGGATCGAGGATCCTTCCGGCATCGCCTGGGAAGCCTTTCTCACGACAGGTGAGAACATTGATTATGGCGACGGCACGGGCGAGCGCGTCGCCCGCGTCGCGCGTGAAAAATCCTGCTGCGCACCACCGGCCGCGGCGAAAGCGGATGCCTGTTGCAATACGCGAGCCAAATCATGA
- a CDS encoding arsenate reductase ArsC, with protein sequence MSTRALNVLFLCTGNSARSIIAEVILNHIGAGKFRAFSAGSHPKGEVNPNTLALLKNLGHDISSLRSKSWDEFAAPGSPVFDFVFTVCDNAAGEACPLWPGHPVTAHWGIPDPAEARGTAAEIAFAFNEAYRMLHRRIELFTLLPFPALDEFSLRTKLREIGRDGVPPPAHEDASDFAQE encoded by the coding sequence ATGAGCACGCGCGCCCTCAACGTTCTGTTTCTCTGCACCGGCAATTCGGCCCGCTCGATCATCGCCGAAGTAATCCTCAACCACATTGGCGCCGGGAAATTTCGCGCCTTCAGCGCCGGCAGCCATCCCAAGGGCGAGGTCAATCCGAACACCCTGGCGCTCCTTAAAAACCTCGGCCACGACATTTCGTCGTTGCGCTCGAAATCGTGGGACGAATTCGCCGCGCCGGGCAGTCCCGTTTTCGATTTCGTCTTCACGGTTTGCGACAATGCCGCAGGCGAAGCCTGCCCTCTCTGGCCCGGCCATCCGGTGACCGCGCATTGGGGCATACCCGACCCCGCCGAGGCGAGAGGAACGGCCGCCGAAATCGCCTTCGCCTTCAACGAAGCCTATCGGATGCTTCACCGGCGCATCGAGCTTTTTACGTTGCTGCCTTTCCCCGCGCTCGACGAATTCAGTCTGCGAACGAAGCTGAGAGAGATCGGCCGGGACGGCGTCCCACCGCCAGCCCACGAAGATGCATCAGACTTCGCGCAGGAGTAA
- the arsB gene encoding ACR3 family arsenite efflux transporter: MSGFDRYLTLWVALCIVGGIALGHAAPGAFHVIGAMELGGINLIVALLIWLMIIPMLARIDFAALGQVRRHWRGIGVTLFINWAVKPFSMAALGWLFVGLLFRPLLPAAQIDSYIAGLILLAAAPCTAMVFVWSNLAKGEPHFTLSQVALNDAIMVFAFAPIVGLLLGLSAIAVPWQTLATSVALYIVIPVFVAQFVRRLLLARGGALALANLLAHLHPISLAALLATLVLLFGFQGDAIVAKPFVIALLAVPILIQVYLNAGLAYLLNRLLGEQYCVAGPSALIGASNFFELAVATAIGLFGFDSGAALATVVGVLVEVPVMLSVVAILKRSQGWYERAVTPPSIARHTREPA, translated from the coding sequence ATGTCCGGCTTCGACCGCTATCTGACTCTCTGGGTCGCGCTGTGCATCGTAGGAGGAATCGCTCTCGGCCATGCCGCGCCGGGCGCCTTCCATGTCATCGGCGCGATGGAGCTTGGCGGGATCAATCTCATCGTCGCCCTGCTCATCTGGCTGATGATCATTCCAATGCTGGCCAGAATCGATTTCGCGGCGCTCGGCCAAGTGCGCCGTCACTGGCGCGGCATCGGCGTGACGCTCTTCATCAACTGGGCCGTAAAGCCTTTCTCGATGGCCGCACTCGGCTGGCTGTTTGTTGGCCTGCTGTTCCGGCCGCTGCTGCCGGCGGCGCAAATCGATTCCTATATCGCCGGCCTCATTCTGCTGGCGGCGGCGCCCTGCACCGCCATGGTCTTCGTCTGGTCGAACCTCGCCAAGGGCGAACCGCATTTCACGCTGAGCCAGGTCGCGCTCAACGATGCGATCATGGTGTTCGCCTTCGCGCCAATCGTTGGCTTGCTGCTGGGTCTTTCGGCCATCGCCGTGCCGTGGCAAACGCTTGCGACCTCCGTCGCGCTTTACATCGTCATCCCGGTCTTCGTCGCACAATTCGTGCGCCGACTCCTGCTCGCGCGGGGCGGAGCGCTCGCACTCGCCAACCTGTTGGCGCATCTGCATCCCATATCGCTCGCGGCACTGTTGGCCACACTTGTCCTGCTCTTCGGCTTTCAGGGCGACGCCATCGTCGCGAAGCCGTTCGTCATCGCGCTCCTCGCGGTACCGATCCTGATACAGGTCTATCTCAACGCCGGCCTCGCCTACCTCCTCAACCGGCTTCTCGGCGAGCAATATTGCGTGGCCGGTCCCTCGGCGCTCATCGGCGCGTCAAATTTCTTTGAGCTTGCCGTCGCGACAGCAATCGGCCTCTTCGGCTTCGATTCGGGCGCGGCGCTGGCAACGGTAGTCGGCGTGCTGGTCGAAGTGCCCGTCATGCTCTCGGTCGTCGCAATCCTGAAGCGCTCCCAGGGCTGGTACGAGCGCGCGGTAACACCTCCGTCAATCGCGCGTCATACGCGCGAACCTGCCTGA
- the ychF gene encoding redox-regulated ATPase YchF: MGFKCGIVGLPNVGKSTLFNALTQTAAAQAANYPFCTIEPNVGDVAVPDPRLEVLAKIAGSKEIIPTRLTFVDIAGLVRGASKGEGLGNQFLANIRECDAIAHVVRCFEDDDITHVAGKIAPLDDIETIETELMLADLDSLEKRAPALEKKAKGGDKDAKESFDLVSRCLALLREGRPARLAAIKPEERKAFDMLGLLSAKPVLYVCNVEEASADKGNAYSEQVKARAAEEGAGAVVVAAAIESEIALLPAEEQKDYLAAVGLEEPGLNRVIRAGYALLHLITYFTVGPKETRAWTIPVGTRAPQAAAVIHTDFEKGFIRAETIAFDDYVASNGEAGAREAGKFRLEGKDYVVADGDVLHFRFAN; the protein is encoded by the coding sequence ATGGGTTTCAAATGCGGCATCGTCGGTCTGCCGAATGTCGGCAAATCGACGCTTTTCAACGCCTTGACGCAGACGGCGGCGGCGCAGGCGGCGAATTATCCCTTCTGCACGATCGAGCCGAATGTCGGCGATGTGGCGGTGCCCGATCCGCGGCTTGAGGTTTTGGCGAAGATCGCCGGCTCCAAGGAGATCATCCCGACGCGGCTCACCTTCGTCGATATTGCCGGGCTCGTGCGCGGCGCCTCGAAGGGTGAAGGGCTCGGCAACCAGTTCCTCGCCAACATCCGCGAATGCGATGCCATCGCCCATGTCGTGCGCTGTTTCGAGGATGACGACATCACCCATGTCGCGGGCAAGATCGCCCCGCTCGACGATATCGAAACCATCGAGACCGAGCTGATGCTCGCCGATCTCGACAGCCTCGAAAAGCGCGCCCCGGCGCTCGAGAAGAAAGCCAAGGGCGGCGACAAGGACGCGAAGGAGAGTTTCGATCTCGTCTCCCGCTGCCTCGCCTTGCTGCGCGAGGGCAGACCGGCGCGGCTCGCCGCGATCAAGCCGGAGGAGCGGAAAGCCTTCGACATGCTCGGCCTGCTCAGCGCCAAGCCTGTCCTCTATGTCTGCAATGTCGAGGAAGCTTCGGCTGACAAGGGCAATGCCTATTCGGAACAGGTGAAGGCCCGTGCGGCGGAGGAAGGTGCCGGGGCGGTCGTCGTCGCTGCGGCGATCGAGAGCGAGATCGCGCTGCTCCCGGCGGAAGAGCAGAAGGATTATCTCGCCGCCGTCGGGCTTGAGGAGCCGGGGCTCAACCGCGTCATCCGCGCCGGCTACGCGTTGCTGCACCTCATCACCTACTTCACCGTCGGCCCGAAGGAAACGCGGGCGTGGACGATCCCGGTCGGCACACGGGCGCCGCAGGCGGCGGCCGTGATCCATACCGATTTCGAGAAGGGCTTCATCCGCGCCGAGACGATTGCCTTCGACGATTATGTTGCATCGAACGGCGAGGCCGGGGCGCGCGAGGCGGGCAAATTTCGCTTGGAAGGCAAGGACTATGTCGTCGCCGACGGCGACGTGTTGCATTTCAGGTTTGCGAATTAG
- a CDS encoding ABC transporter transmembrane domain-containing protein, with product MSSDAPLIADDADGAKQRNSPKFLLALAPYVARYKGRVAAALVALTIAAAATLVVPVAVRLMIDDGFSTQSAGTVNRYFGAMVLVVGVLALASGGRYYLVMTLGERVVADLRAAVFRHLSSLDASFFDGARVGELVSRLTADTTQLKSTFGASASIALRNFFMFIGAVGLMIYTSPKLSAFVLIAIPLIVLPLYAAGRAVRKRSRAAQDTLAEASAYASENLGAVRVMQAFGAEAATNAHFDAAVEESYDAARVATLARAVVTAIAIFLAFASVVVVLWLGAQDVLAGRISGGLLSQFVLYAVLAAGALGELSQVWSEVSAAAGAAGRIGEILAIKSRIVTPQPPVPLPTPPRGAIVFDHVNFAYPSRPDAAALHDLSFKVAPGETVAIVGPSGAGKSTIFQLLLRFYDPLGGRIEFDGVDIKTADPAELRKRISLVPQEPVIFAASFADNIRYGAPGASEAAVEDAARKAAAQGFITATAQGYAMKIGERGVTLSGGERQRLAIARAILREAPVLLLDEATSALDASSEGLVQAALKELKAGRTTLVIAHRLATVLSADRILVLDAGRIVEEGTHASLVARDGLYARLARLQFETGAHALSGSSAAAE from the coding sequence ATGTCATCCGATGCCCCCCTGATCGCCGACGACGCCGACGGCGCGAAACAGCGCAACTCCCCAAAATTCTTGCTGGCGCTGGCTCCCTATGTCGCCCGCTATAAGGGCCGGGTCGCCGCCGCGCTGGTGGCGCTGACGATCGCCGCCGCGGCGACGCTGGTTGTGCCGGTCGCCGTGCGGCTGATGATCGACGACGGCTTTTCGACGCAGAGCGCCGGTACGGTTAACCGCTATTTCGGTGCGATGGTCCTTGTCGTCGGCGTGCTCGCGCTGGCCTCGGGCGGGCGCTACTACCTCGTCATGACGCTGGGCGAGCGCGTCGTCGCGGATCTGCGCGCGGCGGTGTTCCGGCATCTCTCGAGTCTCGATGCCAGCTTCTTCGACGGCGCGCGTGTCGGCGAACTCGTCTCGCGCCTCACCGCCGATACGACGCAGTTGAAATCGACCTTCGGCGCCTCGGCCTCGATCGCGCTGCGCAATTTCTTCATGTTCATCGGCGCCGTCGGGCTGATGATCTATACCAGCCCCAAGCTCTCGGCCTTCGTGCTGATCGCCATCCCGCTCATCGTCCTGCCGCTCTATGCTGCCGGGCGCGCGGTGAGGAAGCGCTCGCGCGCCGCGCAGGACACGCTTGCCGAGGCCAGCGCTTATGCCTCCGAGAATCTCGGCGCGGTGCGCGTCATGCAAGCCTTTGGTGCGGAGGCGGCGACCAATGCGCATTTCGACGCGGCGGTGGAGGAATCCTATGACGCCGCACGGGTCGCCACGCTGGCCCGCGCCGTCGTCACGGCAATCGCCATCTTTCTCGCCTTTGCCAGCGTCGTCGTGGTCCTCTGGCTTGGCGCGCAGGATGTGCTCGCAGGGCGCATCAGTGGCGGCCTGCTGTCGCAATTCGTGCTCTATGCCGTGCTCGCTGCCGGCGCCCTCGGCGAGTTGAGCCAGGTGTGGAGCGAAGTTTCCGCCGCGGCCGGTGCAGCCGGTCGTATCGGCGAGATTTTGGCGATCAAGTCCAGGATCGTCACGCCGCAGCCGCCCGTTCCGCTGCCGACGCCGCCGCGTGGGGCGATCGTGTTCGATCATGTCAATTTCGCCTATCCGAGCCGGCCGGACGCCGCCGCGCTGCACGATCTCTCGTTCAAGGTCGCGCCGGGCGAAACCGTTGCCATCGTCGGCCCCAGCGGCGCCGGCAAGTCGACGATCTTCCAGCTTCTGCTGCGTTTCTACGATCCGCTCGGCGGCCGGATCGAATTCGATGGCGTCGATATCAAGACGGCGGACCCGGCGGAGCTGCGCAAGCGCATCTCGCTCGTGCCGCAGGAGCCGGTGATTTTCGCGGCGAGCTTCGCCGACAATATCCGCTACGGCGCGCCGGGGGCGAGCGAGGCGGCGGTGGAGGATGCAGCGCGAAAGGCCGCGGCGCAGGGTTTCATCACCGCGACGGCGCAAGGCTATGCAATGAAGATCGGCGAGCGCGGCGTCACCCTCTCCGGCGGCGAGCGGCAGCGGCTCGCGATCGCCCGTGCCATTCTGCGCGAGGCTCCCGTCCTGCTGCTCGACGAGGCGACCTCGGCGCTCGATGCGTCGAGCGAAGGGCTCGTCCAGGCGGCGCTGAAGGAGTTGAAGGCCGGCCGCACCACGCTGGTCATCGCCCACCGGCTGGCGACGGTTCTCTCGGCCGACCGGATTCTCGTTCTGGACGCGGGCCGCATCGTCGAGGAGGGGACGCACGCCTCGCTCGTCGCCAGGGATGGGCTCTATGCCCGCCTCGCACGGCTGCAATTCGAGACCGGCGCGCACGCGCTCAGCGGCAGCAGCGCAGCGGCAGAGTGA
- the hpnA gene encoding hopanoid-associated sugar epimerase yields MAGDKILVTGASGFVGAAVARAALAAGFGVRALVRASSRRQNLADLNVELAEGDMRDPEAVARAMAGVKHLFHVAADYRLWAPDPEEILRTNCDGTRNLMRAALKAGVERVVYTSSVATIAIPADGTPGDETRSLALDKAIGAYKRSKVAAELIVKEMIAGEGLPAVIVHPSTPIGPRDVKPTPTGRIIVEAAMGRMPGYVDTGLNLVHVDDVAAGHLAALEKGKIGAQYILGGENVLLSKMLADIAALTGRRPPKINVPRRLLFPLAALVEAQARFTGREPFLTLDGLRMAKYRMFFSSAKAERDLAYRPRPYKQGLEDALSWFGAHGYLK; encoded by the coding sequence GTGGCGGGAGATAAAATCCTGGTGACGGGAGCTTCCGGCTTCGTCGGCGCCGCCGTCGCCCGCGCCGCGCTCGCAGCGGGCTTCGGGGTCCGCGCCCTCGTGCGCGCCAGCAGCCGGCGACAAAATCTCGCCGATCTTAACGTCGAACTGGCCGAAGGCGATATGCGCGACCCGGAGGCGGTCGCGCGCGCCATGGCCGGCGTTAAACATCTTTTCCATGTCGCGGCCGATTACCGGCTCTGGGCGCCGGACCCGGAAGAAATCCTGCGCACCAATTGCGACGGCACGCGCAATCTGATGCGCGCAGCCTTAAAGGCCGGCGTCGAGCGGGTCGTCTACACCAGTTCCGTCGCGACCATCGCCATCCCCGCCGACGGCACGCCCGGCGACGAAACGCGCTCGCTGGCGCTCGACAAAGCCATCGGCGCCTACAAGCGCAGCAAGGTCGCGGCCGAGCTGATCGTCAAGGAGATGATCGCCGGCGAAGGGTTGCCCGCGGTCATCGTGCATCCCTCGACACCCATCGGCCCGCGCGATGTGAAGCCAACGCCGACGGGCCGCATCATCGTCGAGGCGGCGATGGGCCGCATGCCGGGCTACGTCGATACCGGGCTCAACCTTGTCCATGTCGACGATGTCGCCGCGGGTCATCTGGCGGCCCTCGAAAAAGGCAAGATCGGCGCGCAATATATCCTCGGCGGCGAGAACGTCCTGCTCTCGAAAATGCTGGCCGATATCGCGGCCTTGACCGGCCGCCGCCCGCCAAAGATAAATGTGCCACGCCGGCTGCTGTTCCCGCTCGCCGCTCTGGTCGAGGCGCAGGCGCGGTTCACCGGCCGCGAGCCATTCCTGACCCTCGACGGGTTGCGCATGGCGAAATATCGGATGTTCTTCTCGTCCGCCAAGGCGGAGCGTGATTTGGCCTACCGGCCACGGCCCTATAAACAGGGGCTCGAAGATGCTCTCTCCTGGTTCGGCGCCCACGGTTATCTGAAATGA
- the hpnC gene encoding squalene synthase HpnC: MSDAILQPATKTHRDENFPVASALIARAHRPVVLAFYNFVRAADDIADSPELSPDEKIARLDRFEAALLGRDDSVEVARPLREALAARKLPARHALDLLYAFRMDATKTRYANFDELMHYCAYSAAPVGRFVLDVHGESESTWPANDALCSALQIINHTQDCGADYRNLDRVYIPQDALAKYGTDVAALGADKATPALLACLHELSARTEKLVAEGRTLSPQVKDWRLSLETAVIGRLAQTLVTLLQKRDPLSQNVHLNKPEFLAWTLAGVGDGFVGRIKGAPAAAATQARRA, translated from the coding sequence ATGAGCGACGCGATTCTACAGCCTGCAACGAAGACCCATCGCGACGAGAATTTTCCCGTCGCCTCGGCGCTCATCGCGCGGGCGCACCGGCCTGTCGTGCTCGCGTTCTACAATTTCGTCCGCGCCGCCGACGATATCGCCGACAGCCCGGAGCTGAGCCCCGACGAAAAGATCGCTCGGCTCGACCGTTTCGAGGCGGCGCTGCTCGGGCGCGACGACAGCGTCGAGGTCGCGAGGCCATTGCGCGAGGCGCTGGCGGCGCGCAAGCTCCCGGCACGCCATGCGCTCGACCTGCTCTATGCTTTCCGCATGGACGCGACCAAGACGCGCTACGCCAATTTCGACGAGCTGATGCATTATTGCGCCTATTCGGCCGCCCCGGTCGGCCGTTTCGTGCTCGACGTGCATGGCGAAAGCGAATCGACATGGCCCGCCAACGACGCCCTCTGCTCGGCCTTGCAGATCATCAACCACACGCAGGATTGCGGCGCGGATTATCGCAACCTCGACCGCGTCTATATTCCGCAGGATGCGCTAGCCAAATATGGCACCGATGTCGCGGCGCTCGGCGCAGACAAGGCGACGCCCGCCCTGCTCGCTTGCCTGCATGAACTCTCGGCGCGCACGGAAAAGCTCGTCGCCGAAGGCCGTACCTTGTCACCGCAGGTGAAGGATTGGCGGCTGTCGCTCGAAACAGCGGTGATCGGACGCCTCGCACAGACGCTTGTGACCCTTTTGCAAAAGCGCGATCCACTGAGCCAGAACGTGCATCTGAACAAGCCTGAATTCCTCGCCTGGACTCTCGCCGGCGTCGGCGATGGTTTCGTCGGCCGCATCAAGGGCGCGCCCGCCGCAGCCGCGACGCAAGCGAGGCGCGCGTGA
- the hpnD gene encoding presqualene diphosphate synthase HpnD yields MSVAEASPPATAQTRASGSSFYAAMRILPRAQRDGMFEIYSFCRLVDDIADDGGPQGLRFQQLEQWRQDINALIAGKIPGPQFTGLAKAIKQFNLQKQDFFAVIDGMEMDVRENIQAPDWQTLDLYCDRVASAVGRLCVRVFGMPEAEGAALAHHLGRALQLTNILRDLDEDAAIDRLYLPHETLLAAGIESTDPETVVAHPNLAAACAPVIARAKAHFAEAAAIMKRCPRASVKSPRLMYEAYQIIFATLLARGFAPPRTKIRLPKHQLLLVLLRYGLF; encoded by the coding sequence GTGAGCGTCGCCGAAGCGTCGCCGCCCGCAACCGCGCAGACCCGCGCGAGCGGCAGTTCGTTCTATGCGGCGATGCGCATCCTGCCCCGCGCGCAGCGCGATGGGATGTTCGAGATTTATTCGTTCTGCCGCCTCGTCGACGACATTGCCGATGACGGCGGCCCGCAGGGTCTGCGCTTCCAGCAATTGGAGCAATGGCGGCAGGACATCAATGCGCTGATCGCCGGCAAAATTCCCGGTCCGCAATTCACCGGACTCGCCAAGGCGATCAAGCAATTCAATCTGCAGAAGCAGGATTTCTTTGCCGTGATCGACGGCATGGAAATGGATGTGCGGGAAAATATTCAGGCACCGGACTGGCAGACGCTCGATCTTTATTGCGACCGCGTCGCGAGCGCCGTCGGGCGCCTCTGCGTGCGCGTCTTCGGCATGCCGGAGGCGGAAGGCGCGGCGCTTGCGCATCATCTCGGCCGCGCGCTGCAGCTCACCAATATTCTGCGCGATCTCGACGAGGACGCCGCGATCGACCGGCTCTATCTACCGCATGAAACGCTCCTCGCCGCCGGCATTGAAAGCACCGACCCTGAAACGGTCGTCGCCCATCCCAATCTCGCCGCCGCCTGCGCCCCCGTGATCGCCCGCGCCAAGGCGCATTTCGCCGAGGCGGCCGCGATCATGAAGCGCTGCCCCCGGGCAAGCGTGAAATCGCCGCGTTTGATGTACGAAGCCTATCAGATCATCTTCGCCACGCTGCTGGCGCGCGGCTTCGCGCCGCCGCGCACCAAGATCCGGTTGCCGAAGCATCAATTGCTGCTCGTCCTGCTGCGTTACGGCCTGTTCTGA